The Opitutaceae bacterium nucleotide sequence CATGGCTGCCCTACAGTGAATCCTCCATCCACCTGGCCGAGATGTATTCCGCAGCCGACCTCTTCATCCACCCGGGCAAGTGGGAGACCTTCGGAATTGTCTCCCTGGAAGCCCAGGCCTGCGGGTGCCGCGTCATCGGGATCGCCGGAGGCGGCCTGGAAGAATCCCTTTCCGGAGAGTCTCCCCTCATCCTCGCCCGGGACGCAACCGGGGCCGGCATTGCCGAGGCCATCACCCGTGCCCTCGATCTCGGAGAAACCGATGGCGAGCGCAGTGAGCGCAGCCGGCGGATGCAGGAGAATTTCAACATCGAAACCACCTTTGTGCGAATGACCGCGCTTTACCGACACCTGATCGCGGGCGGTTCCGCCGGGACTTTCCAGCTTCCGACCAACAAGACCATCCATGGCGTGCACAATCCGGCCCTACAGACCTGAGGACCGGGCAGCCGTCCGCCACGTATGCTGCGAGACCGGATTCATGGGCAATCCGATCGAGCCGATCTTCAGCGATCGAGAACTCTTTGCGGACTTCTTCACCGGCTATTATACCGACTTTGAACCCGAGAGTTCGCTCGTCGCGATCGATGACGAGACCGGCGAGATCATCGGCTACCTCCTCGGGTGCCTTCGCTACCGCTACAATGCATTCCGGCAGGGACTCCTCATCGCCACCCGGATCGTTCCGCGAGCCGTGTTTCGTTTCCTGACCGGACGTTACGACAAACAGAGCCGGCGCTTCCTTTACTGGGTTGTCTTTCGCTCATCCGGACAGACCCCCAAAGGGATTCCGGCGGCAGCCCATTTTCACTTCAATCTGCTTCCCTCCTACCGGACCGGGAAAGCGGGTCGCCAATTGCTCTTCACCTACGTGGACAAGGTTAAGGCGGAGGGTGCCCGCGCCGTTTTCGGTCAGATCCAGGTCCAGGACGACAAGCGCACGCGATTCTACGAGCGCTACGGTTTCAGGCTGGTGGACAAGAAGGAGATCACCAAGTTCAGAAGACACTACGACCAGCCCGTCTACGTGGCCACTCTCTGCAAGTTTTTCGATGCCTGAAGCACCGCGTGCCCTCATCGTTTCCTTTCACGATCTCCATCCCGGAAGCCGGGCGGCCTGCGAACGCTTCCTCGAGCTCGCCTCCAAAGCCGGCGTCCCCCGCCAGTCCCTCCTCGTGGTGCCCCGGTGGCACGGCAGTCCGCCGTTCCATACGGATGCCGGGTTTGTCCGTTGGCTGCAGGAACTCGCCGCAGCCGGTCACGACCTCTGCCTCCATGGCGACACTCATGCCGCCGAAGTGATTCGGGGAGGTCCGGTGGCCCGCCTGATGGCTCGTTTCTACACCAACCACGAAGGAGAATTCTATCAACTGACCCGGGCGGAAGCGGATGGCAAACTCGCCGATGGCCTCGCCTGTTTCAGACGATCGAATCTCGAGGTCCACGGATTCACCGCTCCGGCCTGGTTGCTCAGCACGGATGGAAGGGAGGCTCTGCGGCAGATGGGATTCCACTACAACACTCTCTTCAGCCAGGTTGAACTCCTCCAAAAACAAAAGACCGTGCCCGCCCCAACCTTGGTCTTCAGCTGCCGGAGCGCGTGGCGCCGGTTCGTCTCCGTCCATTGGACACGGTTCTGGATGCGGTTCCACCGCAGCGCTCCTGTGCTCAGACTGGCCGTCCACCCCTGCGATCTCGACCACCCCCGCATCCTTCAGGCGGTGCTGGACCTGCTCACCCGCGCCATCGGCGATCGGCGGCCGATGACCTATCGCGATCTCGCCCTTTCCACTTCCCCTCCGGTTTCCTTATCCCGATGAAACCGTCGCGGACCCTGAATCGCAGTACGCTTATCCGCTACCTCCTGCAGGCCATGGCCCTCGGCGGTATCGCATCGGTCGCGGTCTTCGTCTTCACCCTGCGGGAGGATACCTGGCAGCAGATGCGGCAGTTTCACTGGCCTCTGCTCCCCGTGCTCTTCGGAACGGCCTTCCTCGCCTGGATCTGCAATGGGGGGCGTGTCCTGGTTCTGTCGCGTGCCCTAGGCTACGAGATGAGCTTCCGCCAGGCGATCGCCGTCTCCCTCTCGGCCGAGTTCGGCATCGCCGCCACCCCGGCCGGGGTCGGCGGGACCGTTCTGCGTCTTGCCCTGCTCCGCCAGGCCAATATCCCGCTGACCCGGGGCGGTTCCATGCTGGCCGCGGATGTGACCGTCGACCTCGCCTTCTTCAGCCTGATCACTCCCGTGGCGATCTTCGTTATTCTCAAGGACCCCGCCTTCGGAGGGCTACTCCAGGAAGCCGACGACCTCCATGTGATCGGCCTGATGTCCGCCCTCGCCCTGCTTGCAGTCGGACTGATTTTCCTGCTGACCCGGTCCAGGGTCCAACGCCACCTGCAGGATTGGTCGGGCCGGTTTGCCCTCGGCCAAAGAAAGCGTTGGCCGACGCGAATTCGCGCGATTCGCTGGGCGATGGCCCGGAGCTACCGACGGATTTTTACCTCCCTCGCCTTCATCTTCAAACGGAGGAAAGGCGCTCTCCTGATCGATTTCGGCCTCGCCTCCGTTCAGTGGTGTTGCCGCTACAGCCTCCTGCCCCTGGTGCTTTTCGCTTTCGGTACCCAGGCCAATCCATTCCCCCTCTTCCTCATTCAGGGCATCCTCTTCAGCCTGTCGCTCATCGTCGTGTTGCCCGGGGGTGGAGGATCGGTGGAGATTTTTGCCGGCATCATACTTCCTCAATTTGCTCCCCTTGCCCTCGTCGGCGTCATCCTTATGACGTGGAGATTCTTTTCCTATCACCTTTACCTGTTGGGCGGGGGGATCGCCTTTTTCTGGACCTGCTCGCGGCTGAACCGGATTTTTCCCCAGCGAAACCGCTCGGAAACCGCCACCAGCCTGGGGGTCGATCTGGCGGGATAATCCCGCTACTCCGTCCGCCTATCCGCCGACGAGATCAGCCGGGAATTCGCCTCGAAAACAGTTTCCGGGTGAAAAAACCCGGATTTCTGCCGTTTACAGGCCCATGGATCCCGCGTTTCCAACGTTTGAACCCATAAAAATCGTGAAACGGATACTCTCTCTCACCACTCTGATCATCTCAGTGACCGCCTCCTTCGGCGAGCCGCTGGAATTCACCTGGCCCACGCCCAACGACGCCTACGCCATGGGCAAGGGCCCTCAAGGCTATATCCTCGCCCGGGAAGCCGGAAATGCGGACTCCGGTCAGTTCGGGTGCACCCTGAACCAGGGTATGCTTTTCCACGACGGCCTCGACCTGAAGCCACTGCAGCGGGACTGGATGGACGAGCCGACCGATCCTGTCCGTGCCATCCTGCCGGGGATCGTGCGTTATATCAACCGGGACCGCTACAAGAGCGAATGGGGCCTTTATGTGGTCGTTGAGCACAACACCCTCGAGCCCAAGCTTCTCAGCGTCTACAGCCACCTCCGCAACATCCCCTACGAATTGGCCGAGGATCAGATGGTCGAGGAAGGACAGGTCATCGGCACTCTCGGACGATCCACCCCCGATGGGTCTCTCTCAAAATCCGAGGCCCACCTGCATTTCGAAGTGGCCCTGCGACTGGCCGACACCTTTCCCGGCTGGCATAGCCGCCACCAGGAGGCCGGACCCAACAGGAACGGCGTCTGGAACCCACGCAACCTCCTTGCCATCGATTTCCTCGACCTCGTCGGCAAGCTCAAGATGGGCGATCAGGACAATATCCGTGATTATCTCCTGATGCAGCCCATCGCGGTCTCGATCAAGGTTCAGTCACTGAAGACCCCGGATTTCATCCGCCGCTATCCGGAACTGATCGGCGAGGAACTCAACCAGGGCGAGAGTCATGGCTGGCAGATCAATTTCAACGGCTACGGTGTTCCCATTGCCTGGCGCACCCTGACCCGCGAGGAAGTCGTTGTGATGGGACCCAATGTGACCGAGGTCGTCTACCATGACCCGTCAGAGTTGATGGACTATCCCTGCTACGAACTGGTCGAGGCCAACTGGCAGGGTCAGGTCGTCCCCGGTCCCCGCCTGCTGGAAATCGTCAGTATTCTCTTCAATCTCTGAGCCGGAGAGCCGCCCTACCCGTCCACTCCGATTTCGGCAGATCCGGTCTTTTCTCTCGACCTGAGCCACTGGATGTCGAGGGTGAACGGCCCGGCCCTTCCATCCGAGATCATCATCCCGATCGACGTGATCCGGCTCGGGTCGAGGTCCTTCTGGGCCACCCAGAATCCCCGGAAATAGGGTTTGAAATCGTTCCAACGCAAAGTGAGGGTCGCCCACTCCCCCGCCGGAGGCGCGAGCGAAGCCGTATAGTAGACCCGGTCCGGCGTGTCATCCGTCCAGAGCATCAGGGAATAAGTCCGGCCGTCTCCCCGGACTCGAAGCTCAAATCCCTCGGTCTCCGCCAGGTCAACGGGCCGTTCCTCTCCCCGGATCGAGGCAAATCCCCCACGGTTTTCCTGCGACAGCGTACCTGAAAATCGCATGGCGCCCTCAATGGGCTCAAAGCGCCCCGTCGATCGCCCCCCCATGATGGTGTCATTGAGCGGAGCCCATGATTTTCCGCCGGCATCACTGGAAAAGTCCAGATTCACCCGGTCCCCGCTCCTGGCGACCGCCTGCCCGTTGACCACCGCCAAAAAGAGGAAGCAACCCCCTGCGAACAAGAGCCGTTGAATCGAACGCGCGACCATGGGGGTCATTGAAACATGCGGCCGGTGGGTGATCAACACCGGGTTTCGGCAAACCGCCCTCACCAGATGGCAGTCGGCCCCCGGGGAACGGCAATTCCCTCCGAGCGGTCCGCGCCCTCGGCATCCATGAAGGACGAATAGGGCGATCGCGGCTGATAAGCCGGCAGAAGAACGCCCGCCTCGTCGACGAACTGCAGCCGCCAGGACCGGTAATCGTCGAGGATTCCTGCAAACTCCTCCCGGGTCTGGAAACCCGCAACCGCCCTCTTGAAAAAGACGGCCGGACCGAACTGCCGCGCATACCAGGGCGCCATTTTCCGAAAGAGCCGGCACCCGAGGGCTTCTCCATGAAACGTGATCATACGATCCAGATGACCGCACATCAGGGCAATTCGTTCCTCAAAATCGGGTTCCGCCGGGATCTCACCTGTTTTCAAGAAGCCGGCGGTCTGGCTGAAGATCCAGGGATTGTAGAAGGCCCCGCGTCCGATGCTGACCCCGGCGCAACCCGTTTCCTCCAGCATCCGGGCCGCTCCTTGCGGGGTGGTGACATCGCCGTTTCCGATGACCGGGATCCGCGTCACCGCCCGGACAACCGCCGCGATTCCCTTCAGGTCCACCCGACCGGAAAACCCCTGAGCCCGCGTCCGCCCATGCACAAAGATGGCCGCGGCGCCGGCATCCTCCAGGGCCCGGGCCAGGTCGGGCGCCGTCAGACTGTTCTGGTCCCACCCCAGACGCATTTTGGCGGTGACCGGAATCCGCAGCCCCCCGACCATAGTCCGCACAAGCTCGGCCGCCGTGTCCGTGCTGGTCATGAGCGTCGCGCCACTGCCGGTCCGGACCACTTTCTTGACCGGGCAACCCATGTTGATGTCCACCGAGGCAATACCCATCGCTTCGATCATCTGGGCGGCATCGCGCATGACGATCGGATCCGCCCCGAAGAGCTGCACGGCCAGCGGGGAATCCTCCGGACAGGTCGCCACCAGCTTGTAGGCCATCGGGTTGTGCCGGAGGAGCGAATGGGCATTGACCAGGTCGGTCGTAGCCAGGTCGAGCCCCCCGAGCGCCCTCACCGCCAGACGAAAAGGCAAGGTCGTGTACCCTGCAAGTGGCGACAGAAAAAGATTGGTTTTCAGCTCAAGCCCGCCGAAACACACCGGCTGCAGACCAACACCGGCAGCGGGCGGAGAAGGATGCCGGGACACCGGCGGGCGGGCGGAGTGGATTTCCATGGGAAGAGGACATCATCCTGAGGTACCCCGGTGGCGGTGCAAGCAAGAGCCACAAGGGTTCCGAGTCGGCAATGCCCGATATCCGGACGAAAGTGCAACCCGACTCCGGCCCCCAACCTCCGGATTACAGAAAACAAAAAATCTGCAACTTCTGAAGATGTACCTGTGTTCTTCGGATACAACCAACCTCAACCCAACACAACAATGACCACTTTATTCATCTACGCCGTCATCAGTTTCGCAGGATGCCTGACCATGGCCGGTCTCGACCTGATCCAGCCGTCCCGCAAGAACTGACAATCTACTTCCCAAAACACACTGAGTCGGGATCGCCGGGAGCCGGGCAAACCTCCATGACAGAGGGAAGTCTGGCTCCCGGTTTTTCTTTGCCTCCAGCAGAAGATACCATGGGGTGGTCAGGTTGGACGTTTTCGTCCGCTCGACCACCTCAGGTTATCCTTCGGTCAGTCATTCGTCGAAGAACAAAGCCACCCATCCTTCGGTTGAGTCGAGTCCGCCCTCACAAGCCCTGAACTGAAATCTCAGCGTTGACCCCTTGATGGGTCTTCTCAACCCAGACGCGACCGGAACGTCGGGTCGTTGACGTGGCGGAGGGCTTCCTCCCGGGTAATCTCTCCGTTCTCGAACAACTGAACGAGGGAACGCTCAAAGGTGATCATCCCCTCCTTGGCCTGGGTCTCAATGCCCGACTGGATCTGCTGCCAGACCCCGTTGCGGATCAGGTTGCCCATCGCCGGGTTGTTCTTCAGTATCTCCATGGCCGGTCGGCGACCACGGCCGTCCGCCCGGACGACGAGGCGCTGTCCGATGACCCAGGACAGACTGAAGGAAAGCTGGCTGCAGAGTTCCTTGAAGCGCTCCGGAGGGAACATGTCGACGATCCGCGAGAGGGCACCCTTGGCATCCTTGGTATGCAGGGTTGAAAAAACCAGGTGACCCGTTTCGGCCGCGGTCAGGGCGAGGGCCGTCGTTTCCCGATCCCGCATCTCGCCGACGAAAATGATATCCGGATCCTCGCGCAGTCCGCTCCGAAGTCCACTGGCGAAGGTGTTGACGTGGACGCCGATCTGCCGCTGGGAAACGAGAGCCTTCTCCGTGGGCAGAATGTACTCGATCGGGTCCTCCAGGGTGATGATCCGGACGGCCCGCTGCCGACTGATGTAGCGCAGAAGACTCGCGATCGTCGTCGATTTTCCACTACCGGTGATGCCGGTCACGAGGACCAGGCCCTGCTGCATGGAAACAATCTCCCGCCAGGCCTGATCCGTTGAAAAACCAAGCTCCTCCGGCGGAGGCACCTCCCGGGGCAGCACCCGGAAGACACAGGCCAGACCCTCCCGTTCGGCAAACGCATTGAGACGGAAACTGGTGGCCCGTTCCTTCCATTCAAACGACGCGTCGACGTCTTCCGGAGGACGCCGCTTCAACTTCTCCACCGCGACGACTCCGAGGACCGGGGTCAGCAGGGTTGTCATGATTTCGTCGGTCAGGGGCGTCGCCCCGGGCACCAGGACCAGTTCCCCATCCAGCCGGATCCGGGCCGGTTGCCCGGATTTGAGATGGAGATCCGAAACACGCGGCACCCCGTCCTGCATGAACTCTTTCCGCAGAAACAGTTCCAGCAGATCAAGCAATCCGCAAAGCCGGTCACCCACCGGGTAGATCCGCTGATTCCGTTCGTCAGGCATCCCAAAACAGAAGCACAATGGCTGCCCAAGTCGAATTTCTATTTCCGCGTCTGTTTCTGACAGTTTTCCAAACGCCGGGAGCCGGACGGCTACCAGAGATCGTCCTGGAACTGGCGGATCAGGATGGTGTAAGCGACGACACTCTTCTGGTCGGATTCAAACATCACGTCCCGAAAGCCGCCCGCCGGCATGGCCAGCCGTTCAAAGTACGGTTTCTCCATCTGCGTCTGGCCGATGAACCGGAAGGTGCAGTCTTTTTGCAGCAAAAGCGGTTGATCGGTCTGATTCTGGATGCGGGCCCAGACACGGATCCGCCCGTCTTCGATCGGGTGAGCCTCGACCCTCGCAAGCGTCACCAGGTCGGTATAGGCCTTAGAGACCACCTTCATGTCAGGAACCAACACTGCGCCAGTCCAATTCCGGAAAACCTCATAGGGTTCCCCGTTGGTCTGGAGCGGGAGGACGGTGATCCGGTCCTCGGGAGTCTGTGACTCAGCGTTGATGACCCGGACAACCTTGGGCTGCGGCGCACCTTCAGAGAGATAGCCCAGCGACTCTTCGAAATAGGTGCGGTCTTCAATACGGTGAGGCAGGACGACCTTGGACTCTTCCTTGTTCGGCGCGATCAGCACCTTTGCTTCCTTTGGGATGCGTGGGCCGAAATTCTGCCAGGCGTCCCATACAAAATAGCCACCGATCCCGATGACAAGGAGGAGAATGGCGAATCCGATTACGCGCATGACAGATAGGTCTGAGAAGGGAATTCAGGCTCGGCGCCGGTTTACCGGACCAACCGTAATATCGGCGTAAAAATGCCGGCATTTAGCCCTCCATCATAGCCCGGTCACTCGACCGGCTTTGCCGGTTCGAGCAACGCGGCGAGTTCCGAAACCTCCGCGACCGGCAGACGGCAGGCGAAATCCTGGCAGACCCGGGCCAGCGGTTCGGCAGACTCGGCAGCCACCACCAGCGACTCGGCCGCGATTCCGGCAAAGAGTCCCTTCGGGATGACCTCGTCGTCCAGGGCATGGACCACAACCGCATCCGGCAGGAACCGGCGGTCGATTTCCGAGCGGAGAGCCTGATACCGGGGATCGGCCCTTGACCCGTTAAGGACGATTTCCCGCGACGGCCTCACCGCCAGATCGAGGGCCATCATCATCTGCGGCATGGCCTGCGGATTGGTCCCCCACTGGGCGGCGAAGGCCTCAATCGTCTTCCGACCCCGATCTTCAAGGTCGTTCCGGCCAAGCATTCGGCTGAGACGGATCAGGTTGCTCGCCGCCACGGAGGAAGGGGCCGGCTCCGCCCCGTCGTAGTCCTCCTTCATCCGTACCAGGACGCCCGGGTCGCCGGCCGCCGAACTGAAATAGCCTCCGCCTTCAGCATCCCAGAAAAGCAAATCCTGAATGCCCTGCAGCTGTCCGGCCCATTCCAGCCAGACCATCGAGCCGTCCGCCTCGTAGAGATCGATCAGACCCTGGATGAGGTAGGCATAGTCCTCGCAGAACCCTTCAACCTCGCCGCGGCTTTCCCGGTAGGTGCGGTAGAGGCGTTCGGTCTTCGGATCCCAGAGATTCTCCCTGAGGAATCCCGCCGCCCGCTGCGCCGCCTGCAGATCCTCCGGCCGGCCGAGTCCACGGGCATTGCGCGCCAACGCGGAAATCATCAATCCGTTCCAGGCCGTGATGATCTTGTCGTCAAGATGAGGGTGCGGGCGCTGGCTCCGACGATCGAGGAGTCTCTGGCGCGACCGCTCGAGCAGGTCGGCGACCTCTTCCTCGGGCCGTCCGGTTTGCGCGGCGGTTTCTGCAATCGTCCGTCGACCGGTCAGGATATTCATCCCGCGGAATTCACCCTGGGGATCCGCCCCGGCCGCCACGTTCCCGTCATCCTGCACACCGTGATGGACCATGAAGACTTCCGCATCCTTGTCGAGGACCTCACGAACCTCATCGGCTGACCAGGTATAGAAACGACCCTCACCATGCTCCCCGGTCGTCGGGTCCAAACTGTCGGCGTCCTCGGCCGAGTAGAACCCGCCACCGGGATGGGTCAGTTCGCGTTCGACGTAATCGAGGACGCCGGCGGCCACCGTCGCCCATGCCTTGTCCCCAGTCAATTGATACAACTCAAGATAAGACCAGGCCAGCTGGGCCTGGTCGTAGAGCATCTTTTCAAAATGCGGCACATGCCAGATCGCATCGACCGAATAGCGGTGAAAGCCGCCGCCGAGTTGATCCATCATTCCTCCTGCCGCCATTGCCCGATGGGTCTCCCGCGACATCCGCAGGCTTTCAGTGCGGACTTTCTCCGGCACCGAGGGAGAGACCGCCATCCGATGCAGAAAGAGCAGGTTGGCGGGACGGGGAAACTTCGGCGCTCCGCCGAACCCACCCCGGGTGTCATCGAAGGACTCCCAGAGATACTCGTAACAGGCCCGGAGTTTGTCCGGGTCAAGTGGCCCGGGAGCGCGGGTCGCGTGGGCGGCATACTGCCGGAGAATGCCCGCGGCATGGTCACCCTGAGCGACAACCCGCTCCCGGTCATCTTCCCAGAGCTCGGCCAGCTTGCGCAGGATACTGAGAAAGCCGGGCCGCCCCCCCTGGTCATCCGTTGGGAAATAGGTACCGCCGTAGATCGGCTGCAGATCCGGGGTCAGCCAGACACTCATCGGCCACCCCCCGCCGCCCGTCGTCGCCTGCACATAGGTCATGTAGACACGATCCACGTCGGGCCGCTCCTCCCGGTCCACCTTGATGCTGATGAAGTGGTCGTTGAGAAAGGCCGCAACCTCCTCGTTTTCGAACGACTCCCTGGCCATGACATGGCACCAGTGGCAGGTTGAATAACCAATGGAGAGAAAGATTGGCTTCTGCTCGGTCCGGGCTCGCGCAAACGCCTCCTGCCCCCACGGGTACCAGTCGACCGGGTTTTCGGCATGCTGGAGCAGATAGGGTGACTGCTCGGCGGCCAGGTGGTTGCGGGCGGTTGATCCGGGATTATTTTCGGCGGTCACGGCAAGGGGGCCCAAGGTAAGGATCGCAGCAATCGACATCAGCGTGCTGCCGATACCCGGGACAAGGGGAGAATTGAGAGATGAACGGTTCACGAGAAACGGTGGATCATGGCCCCGGACCACGGACTCCTCCCGGGGCAATGCAACCGAGGCCGAACCCAAACCGGACGGAAGTCAATTTCGCAGATCCGGCGGAGGGTGGCTCCGGGTCGGCAACCACTCTTGCCATCCGCGGAAATCCTACAACCGTCTCCTCCGCTCATCCACCCATCCGGTCCCCGCTCTTCCATGCCTTCAACCTCTACCATCCGGTCGGCCACCGCCGAAGACACATCCCTCATTCTCGGGTTTATCCGGGATCTGGCCGCCTACGAAAAGCTGTCCCACGAAGTCACTGCCACCGAAGATGACCTGCGGCGGAATCTCTTCGGAGAAAATTCCGTGGCCGAAGCCCTGCTGCTCTTCGAGGGCAAGAACCCGGCGGGATTTGCCGTCTTCTTCCACAACTTCTCGACCTTCCTCGGCAAGCCCGGAATCTACCTGGAGGACCTGTTTGTCCATCCGCTATATCGCAAAAAGGGATATGGCAAGGCTCTCCTGACCCACCTGGCTGCCCTCGCGATCGAGCGGGGATGCGGTCGCTTTGAGTGGTCGGTTCTCGACTGGAATCAACCATCGATCGACTTCTACCGCGGCCTTGGAGCACGACCCATGGAAGACTGGACGGTCTTCCGCCTGGATGGAGATGCGCTGGAGGCGCTCGGTCGGTCCACGAAGGCGATTCACTGATTCATTCGGGGACCGGCCAGAGGAATTGCCCGTGTTCACGCAGGTGGAGCAGTTGTTCGACGCTCTGACTGGATTTCCGCTTAACCGCCTCCACCGTATTGAAGGCATTGTGAGGGGTCAGAATGACATCATCGCGGTCCTTCATATCCATGACGGCGCGGACCTCCTCGCTGATTCCTTCCAGCGAACTCCCCGATCGAAGGGCAACCGCCAGGGTGCTTTCCTGATTGTAAACATCGAGCCCGACCCCGCCCAAGTGGCCCGCCACAAGCGATTCGAGCAGGATTGGCGCCGGTGACAGCTCGCCTCTCGAGATATTGACGAAGACCGCACCCGGCCGGCACAGGCTGAAACGCTGCGCAGTGAAGTAGCCTCGGTTTGCGTCGGTCAGATTCATCGCCGCCACCACCACATCGGCATCTGCCAGCGCCGCATCCGGAGCCGCATATTCCACGTCCGCGAATTTCTCCACCAGGTCGACGCCCACGACCGCCATGCCCAAGGCCCTTCCAAGAAGAACCACCTCGCGACCGATCTGGCCGACCCCGATGACAGCCAGCTTGCGCCCACCGGTTTCCCGACCCGTCAGTCCGTCGCGGTGGAATCGACCGAAGGACCGCTGCTGTTCGGGCAGGCGCCGCAACAGGGCCATCCAAAGCACGACGGCCTGCTCCGCGACGGCCCGGGCGCAATAGGTCGGCAGGTGACCCAGCCTGATGCCGGGATATCCGGATTTTCGGATCCAGAGGAGGTGATCATAGCCTGTGCTGCGCGACAGCACGGCCTTGAGGGAAGGCAGCCAGGACTCCGGAATGAGCGATTGGGTGCGGATACTGATGACCGGGGCGGGGGGCTGGCCCAACCCCTCTTCCTGGATGGTCAACGCGGTGTAGCCGGCGGCGACATCTCCGGGATGGAAGTGCTGCAGCTCGGCCGCCTCCTCTTCAAACGCTTCATAATAGCAGATGTCCATCGTGACGCTGGGGCGGGAAGATCAAGGGTGAAGGGGCCAGAAAATGGGCAGGACGGCGAATACCGCCAGAAAAACAACGAAGGCCAGCGGAATGCCCAGCTTGAGATAATCGACAAATCGATAGCCGCCCGGTCCCATGACAAGGATATTCGCAGGATGGGAAATCGGACTGGTAAAACTGGCCGAGGCGGCCATGGCGATCGCCATCATGCCAGTCAGCGGTGAAACCCCCAATCCCGTACAGGTCTGGATGGAGATCGGAGCCATCAGGAGGACGAGGGCTGCCGTGGGAATGATCGTCGTGGCCACGGCCGTGATCAGATAGAGCCCGACGATCACCGGCCAGGGTCCGAGCGGCCCGAGGAATCCGACGACTCCCTCCGCCAGCCACGCGGCAGCACCGCTGTCCTGCATGGCCGATCCGAAGGGAATCATTCCGGCAATGAGGAAGACGGCCCGCCATTCGATCGCGCGGTAGGCTTCGTCCATTCTCAGGCACCCGCTCAACACCATCAGGACCACCCCGAAAACCGACGCGATCGCAATGGGAAGCCATCCGAAGAGCACCGGCACGAGGACGGCCGCCATGATCAAGGTCGCCGGGATCGCCTTGTTGGTGCGGAAAACGTCCTTGACCGTCGGCGTGAGCACAAGGAAATCACTCTCGCCCTGCAACAGCGCGAGCCGGTCTTTCTCACCCAGGAGCAGGAAAGCGTCTCCGAATTCCAGTTT carries:
- a CDS encoding GNAT family N-acetyltransferase; protein product: MACTIRPYRPEDRAAVRHVCCETGFMGNPIEPIFSDRELFADFFTGYYTDFEPESSLVAIDDETGEIIGYLLGCLRYRYNAFRQGLLIATRIVPRAVFRFLTGRYDKQSRRFLYWVVFRSSGQTPKGIPAAAHFHFNLLPSYRTGKAGRQLLFTYVDKVKAEGARAVFGQIQVQDDKRTRFYERYGFRLVDKKEITKFRRHYDQPVYVATLCKFFDA
- a CDS encoding polysaccharide deacetylase family protein, with the translated sequence MPEAPRALIVSFHDLHPGSRAACERFLELASKAGVPRQSLLVVPRWHGSPPFHTDAGFVRWLQELAAAGHDLCLHGDTHAAEVIRGGPVARLMARFYTNHEGEFYQLTRAEADGKLADGLACFRRSNLEVHGFTAPAWLLSTDGREALRQMGFHYNTLFSQVELLQKQKTVPAPTLVFSCRSAWRRFVSVHWTRFWMRFHRSAPVLRLAVHPCDLDHPRILQAVLDLLTRAIGDRRPMTYRDLALSTSPPVSLSR
- a CDS encoding lysylphosphatidylglycerol synthase transmembrane domain-containing protein, which gives rise to MKPSRTLNRSTLIRYLLQAMALGGIASVAVFVFTLREDTWQQMRQFHWPLLPVLFGTAFLAWICNGGRVLVLSRALGYEMSFRQAIAVSLSAEFGIAATPAGVGGTVLRLALLRQANIPLTRGGSMLAADVTVDLAFFSLITPVAIFVILKDPAFGGLLQEADDLHVIGLMSALALLAVGLIFLLTRSRVQRHLQDWSGRFALGQRKRWPTRIRAIRWAMARSYRRIFTSLAFIFKRRKGALLIDFGLASVQWCCRYSLLPLVLFAFGTQANPFPLFLIQGILFSLSLIVVLPGGGGSVEIFAGIILPQFAPLALVGVILMTWRFFSYHLYLLGGGIAFFWTCSRLNRIFPQRNRSETATSLGVDLAG
- a CDS encoding M23 family metallopeptidase — translated: MKRILSLTTLIISVTASFGEPLEFTWPTPNDAYAMGKGPQGYILAREAGNADSGQFGCTLNQGMLFHDGLDLKPLQRDWMDEPTDPVRAILPGIVRYINRDRYKSEWGLYVVVEHNTLEPKLLSVYSHLRNIPYELAEDQMVEEGQVIGTLGRSTPDGSLSKSEAHLHFEVALRLADTFPGWHSRHQEAGPNRNGVWNPRNLLAIDFLDLVGKLKMGDQDNIRDYLLMQPIAVSIKVQSLKTPDFIRRYPELIGEELNQGESHGWQINFNGYGVPIAWRTLTREEVVVMGPNVTEVVYHDPSELMDYPCYELVEANWQGQVVPGPRLLEIVSILFNL
- a CDS encoding CIA30 family protein, translating into MTPMVARSIQRLLFAGGCFLFLAVVNGQAVARSGDRVNLDFSSDAGGKSWAPLNDTIMGGRSTGRFEPIEGAMRFSGTLSQENRGGFASIRGEERPVDLAETEGFELRVRGDGRTYSLMLWTDDTPDRVYYTASLAPPAGEWATLTLRWNDFKPYFRGFWVAQKDLDPSRITSIGMMISDGRAGPFTLDIQWLRSREKTGSAEIGVDG
- the dusB gene encoding tRNA dihydrouridine synthase DusB; its protein translation is MEIHSARPPVSRHPSPPAAGVGLQPVCFGGLELKTNLFLSPLAGYTTLPFRLAVRALGGLDLATTDLVNAHSLLRHNPMAYKLVATCPEDSPLAVQLFGADPIVMRDAAQMIEAMGIASVDINMGCPVKKVVRTGSGATLMTSTDTAAELVRTMVGGLRIPVTAKMRLGWDQNSLTAPDLARALEDAGAAAIFVHGRTRAQGFSGRVDLKGIAAVVRAVTRIPVIGNGDVTTPQGAARMLEETGCAGVSIGRGAFYNPWIFSQTAGFLKTGEIPAEPDFEERIALMCGHLDRMITFHGEALGCRLFRKMAPWYARQFGPAVFFKRAVAGFQTREEFAGILDDYRSWRLQFVDEAGVLLPAYQPRSPYSSFMDAEGADRSEGIAVPRGPTAIW
- a CDS encoding PilT/PilU family type 4a pilus ATPase, yielding MPDERNQRIYPVGDRLCGLLDLLELFLRKEFMQDGVPRVSDLHLKSGQPARIRLDGELVLVPGATPLTDEIMTTLLTPVLGVVAVEKLKRRPPEDVDASFEWKERATSFRLNAFAEREGLACVFRVLPREVPPPEELGFSTDQAWREIVSMQQGLVLVTGITGSGKSTTIASLLRYISRQRAVRIITLEDPIEYILPTEKALVSQRQIGVHVNTFASGLRSGLREDPDIIFVGEMRDRETTALALTAAETGHLVFSTLHTKDAKGALSRIVDMFPPERFKELCSQLSFSLSWVIGQRLVVRADGRGRRPAMEILKNNPAMGNLIRNGVWQQIQSGIETQAKEGMITFERSLVQLFENGEITREEALRHVNDPTFRSRLG